A region from the Fusarium musae strain F31 chromosome 1, whole genome shotgun sequence genome encodes:
- a CDS encoding hypothetical protein (BUSCO:EOG09264PDD) translates to MLQRHFALAPRPRTVPAYLTNRPFAPRFKRYQAFDTGLDQEALSEARSWFQSFSSSQLPRGNTTYARSSGPGGQHVNKYTPYPLGQLLSVLPKSLHPGIRKSRYYTATNDSLTFQAQDSRSRDANAEDNRRKLIEEVTSIYKDVIPAETSAEKKKKYEEMSVALFVV, encoded by the exons ATGCTTCAGCGACACTTTGCTCTGGCGCCGCGTCCAAGAACCGTTCCAGCATATCTGACAAACCGCCCATTTGCGCCTCGGTTCAAGAGATACCAGGCCTTCGACACCGGGCTCGATCAAGAGGCTCTTTCTGAAGCTCGCTCGTGGTTTCAATCTTTCAGCTCATCACAGCTGCCGCGAGGAAATACCACATACGCCCGCTCGAGTGGACCAGGAGGTCAACATGTCAATAAGTATACAC CGTATCCATTGGGACAACTGCTGTCAGTACTCCCCAAGTCATTACATCCTGGCATTCGCAAGTCCAGGTACTACACAGCAACCAATGACTCTTTGACCTTCCAAGCCCAAGATTCACGATCACGGGATGCGAATGCGGAAGACAACAGAAGAAAGCTCATTGAGGAGGTAACAAGCATCTACAAAGATGTGATACCTGCTGAGACAAGCgcggaaaagaaaaagaaatatgaGGAGATGTCAGTCGCTTTATTTGTTGTATAA